The genomic DNA tttcaagtcaatcgattcaatttctttgtttggTATGCTATATCGAGCAGTTCTCAATCCGTCTAATCCGAGCCTATTCTAGAATCACTAGTCACATAATAAATCTTTGTAAAATCAAAGTCTAGGGACCAAAACAGATATAGTTGTCAAATTCAAAggttaaagtaataataaaagtttataaaaataaataaaattaaaagagcttcaattaatcatttacaaatataaataaatttaaataaaatttagtaCTTAAATACTTGTGATATTAATACCATGATCAAATTTGTGCTTGATTggatgaaaatataaaaaaataaaaggaggaatgaaaaagtgaaaataaaagaaaattggaCTATGCTTGGTTGAAATAAAGAGAatgagaaaaatatattttatttcaaaattatatatttttccatCTTTCCAACCTTTTGTCTTTCCTACCAAGCATAggaaaaattatgttttccaTCCTTTTAGTTTTCTACCTTTCAAGTTTTCATCCTTATAATTTTCCTTTCACCCTATCAAGCAAAGCCTACCAAGAATACATTTAAAAAAACCATCTCTATAGACATTTTAATGGTTTGTTAAAcaattaaaaacattaatttcacaaaatatataaaaaaaaaaaaacccagacTTCTTCATAATTTTTGGAGCTTATACCGACCGCCATCTTTTAAAGAAGACGACGACGACGAAGTTAAGCCGTTGCGGTTAAACTCGGCTTTGTCTTTATTAAATGCTTTCTGCACATCCTCCTTCAGCTCCCTGAAACGCGATCTCTTTAACTTTTGCTCCTCGAGGCTGCCCCGCTCGAGGTAAAACAAATCGGGAAGGTCGTCTTCCATGAACTTATCTAGCACTTCCGAGCAATGCGGGAAATAACGCCGACCCATTTCCACTGTGTAAAAACAAGCATATTGATTAAGAATCGCATGATTTAAACCGAACATGGCAATGGAAGATCCACATGTAAGGGTATTTCGATCACCTGTTTTCATAAGGGCTTCCATCCTCGCAAGAAGTCGTTTCTTCTGCATTACAGGCGTCTCGTTCAAGTCAACTTGACTTAAGTTCCCATTTGAACCTTTTGATGAGAGACCAGAAAACTCGGAGGTTCTCTCTGCATGTGCGATGTCCATGGCAAGTTTCGCTTCACTCGGGAAAAGTAACCTTGCAAATGCCACTGCAATAGACGACAATACTTAGAGCTAACCTTCTAAGAATATGGACTCGTAATGAATCAAATGCATTCTTGATCTGTAACCCGATGATTTCAAACGAGCAAAAACTATATCTTAAACCAAATTATCAAGGAGCATGCACAATAGAAGAGATAAAGAGCCTCGGGAGATCCCGACGTAGACTAATACCTCGGTTCTCTAGGTATAGAAGTCGCATGTGCATATCATCAGCCATTGTATGGGAAGTAACTGAAACATCTCCGGCCATAGGATTTCTCCTCATTTCTCTCTCCAAAACATCGATGCATATCCGATCTTTATTTGTTTCCTTCCCTTGCTCCGTTTTCGCATGATAATCCTTCGGCCTCGTCAATCTCTGGCAGATGTTAAAAGCACTTCGTCCATCCAACGTCAACTCCGAAGCAGATGCCCCTTTTGCTAAAAGTGACATTATCACCGACGGTTCTTTACGCATTGCAGCTATGTGAAGAACTGTATAACCACGAGAGTTTCGCCGATTGACATCAGCCAGACGTAGGGCAAGAATCTCAGAAACAACCTTGGGATCACAATACGCTGCAGCGTAATGGAGGGCAGTGGCATCATCCAAAGTTACATCGGACTCGGTTAAAAGCAGTTTAACAAGCTCAACATCGTCGGAGTCTAAAGCTTTTTGTATTCTCCGAATTTGTTTCTCTCTCAAAGGAACAACCACTGCCTCACTGTCTTCAGCTTCAGTAGGAGGCTTGCAGCGAAGTAACCGAATGCTCTCCGCAACTTCATAAGGAAGCTCTTTCTCGATGGAGATGCTATCAAGATCCGACCTTGTCACTCTTTCAACACATTGAGAAACAAGCTGACTGCATTGACAATGGAAAGCAACCACAAGGATCGGAATCATGTCTTCTACTAGAGCCTTATCCACGAAATTAAGAAGCCGTCGCTGCAAATATATACACAGATAGAAAATCAATATACATTCATTTGGCCTAATCAAGCTAAAAGTTTGCCAAAATTCATCCATGATTCTCCATTTCAGTTACTATATGAACTTAATAGCTTCCTATTAGGTCAAACATCCTCACAATGTGCACTTAGAAAGGGTTAATTGCAGCAACAGTCTCTAAACTACAACTCAAATTCTAAATTGGTCTCTAAACTCCAAAACTTTCTAATCAAGTCTCAAAGAGTCAGTATTATACCAATCAGGTCCTTCCATCAGCCTAACCATTGGTTTACACCTTAATTGCCGGTTTGGATTTGAGGAGTATTTTGAACTACATGAAGCAAATTGTAAACACGCATGCGTAGCTTGGATAAAAAAGATGATGACTACAGttttaaaaagtttttttttcttctaaaacATTGAATCTAAGTTGTTCATTCATGTGCTTTAAATATACTccataacatatttaaactaaCATCTAACACCCAAGTTTGTGACGAGGCTTACGGAAGTAGCTAGTGGACACGATATTGATACTTCAAGGACTCAATTAAAACATAGCCTGAGTTGTATTTTAAGACATCTAGTGCAACTAACATAAAAGTGCTAAATTTCAATACTTTAAAACATGATAAGTCATCATTTATAGTAAATGGGCTAAATTAGAGGGACTAATTAGCTTTCCAACCTATAGTATAAGGACTCCTCAAGTAATTTAACCCTTTCTATTAAGAACCCACAGGCAATAATCTGTTAAAGCATTCAACATATCAAAAAATTTCACGCATCTAAACATATATTTACTGCAATTTATACACAAATTTGCTAAAAAAATGAACTAGAAAAACCCCCTTTACTGACCTGAAAAAGTGAAACCATCTCAGGTATTTGAAATATAGAAGAAGCATACATCAATTCCACAGCAAAATCGATGGCGGGTCGACAAGCATCATGTGCACAGTGTGTATCAACACAAGTGGAAACCTCCATGGGAGACGCTTTAAGCTTCCCAGTATATAAATAACTCAAGAAAACTTGAAAAGCTTCAAGCCCAATCTTACCATAAGGCAAGAACTCATTCATGTTATAACTGGGTTTCCCTTCTTTTTCAACACAcccattattattattctttttgtCAAAAAGCTCCTTAAAGAACTTACTTCGAACAGCTAATATGCATCTATGAACACCTACCGAAACACCTTCAACCACTACGTCGGCGTCGCTAAACGGAG from Gossypium arboreum isolate Shixiya-1 chromosome 9, ASM2569848v2, whole genome shotgun sequence includes the following:
- the LOC108456904 gene encoding BTB/POZ domain and ankyrin repeat-containing protein NPR1-like, whose product is MANLSEPSSSLSFSSSSHLSNGSITHETSAAAATLEVISLTKLSSSLEHLVSDNSPPFSDADVVVEGVSVGVHRCILAVRSKFFKELFDKKNNNNGCVEKEGKPSYNMNEFLPYGKIGLEAFQVFLSYLYTGKLKASPMEVSTCVDTHCAHDACRPAIDFAVELMYASSIFQIPEMVSLFQRRLLNFVDKALVEDMIPILVVAFHCQCSQLVSQCVERVTRSDLDSISIEKELPYEVAESIRLLRCKPPTEAEDSEAVVVPLREKQIRRIQKALDSDDVELVKLLLTESDVTLDDATALHYAAAYCDPKVVSEILALRLADVNRRNSRGYTVLHIAAMRKEPSVIMSLLAKGASASELTLDGRSAFNICQRLTRPKDYHAKTEQGKETNKDRICIDVLEREMRRNPMAGDVSVTSHTMADDMHMRLLYLENRVAFARLLFPSEAKLAMDIAHAERTSEFSGLSSKGSNGNLSQVDLNETPVMQKKRLLARMEALMKTVEMGRRYFPHCSEVLDKFMEDDLPDLFYLERGSLEEQKLKRSRFRELKEDVQKAFNKDKAEFNRNGLTSSSSSSLKDGGRYKLQKL